From Lutra lutra chromosome 14, mLutLut1.2, whole genome shotgun sequence, a single genomic window includes:
- the WBP1L gene encoding WW domain binding protein 1-like isoform X2 codes for MNSGGGLTVPALTRWAPSGDCCVGKAAALGGAHGACVPLCLASLPPGFWLVWTIIIILSCCCVCHHRRAKHRLQAQQRQHEINLIAYREAHNYSALPFYFRFLPNYLLPPYEEVVNRPPTPPPPYSAFQLQQQQLPAQCGPPGGSPPGADPTRGPQGAQSSPLSGPSRSSTRPPSIADPEPSDVPASTAATKAPGMEPSGSVAGLGELDPGAFLDKDSDCKEELLRDYSSEQGGALPDSKDKTPGRHRRFTGDSGIEVCVCSRGHHDDDLKEFNTLIDDALDGPLDFCDSCHVRPPGDEEEGLCQPSEEQAREPGHPHLPRPPACLLLNTINEQDSPNSQSSSSPS; via the exons GGAGGCCTGACAGTGCCAGCTTTGACCAGGTGGGCGCCATCTGGGGACTGCTGTGTTGGGAAAGCCGCTGCTCTGGGTGGTGCTCACGGCgcctgtgtgcctctctgcctcgcctccctgcccccagggttCTGGCTGGTGTggaccatcatcatcatcctgaGCTGCTGCTGCGTGTGCCACCACCGCCGAGCCAAGCATCGCCTTCAGGCCCAGCAGCGGCAGCATGAAATCAACCTGATTGCCTACCGGGAAGCCCACAATTACTCAGCGCTGCCCTTTTATTTCA GGTTTTTGCCAAACTATTTACTACCTCCTTATGAGGAAGTGGTGAACCGACCTCCGACTCCTCCCCCACCGTACAGTGCCTTCCAGctacagcagcagcagctgcctGCACAGTGTGGCCCCCCTGGCGGCAGCCCCCCAGGCGCCGATCCCACCAGGGGTCCCCAGGGGGCGCAGAGCAGCCCCTTGTCTGGGCCCAGCAGAAGCAGCACCAGACCTCCGAGCATCGCTGACCCTGAGCCCTCAGACGTGCCCGCCAGCACAGCAGCCACCAAAGcccctggaatggagcccagtgGCTCTGTGGCCGGCCTGGGGGAGCTGGACCCTGGGGCCTTCCTGGACAAAGATTCCGACTGTAAGGAGGAGCTGCTGAGAGATTACAGCTCCGAGCAGGGCGGCGCCCTCCCTGATAGCAAAGACAAGACACCGGGCAGACATCGCCGCTTCACGGGTGACTCGGGCattgaggtgtgtgtgtgcagccgAGGCCACCACGACGACGATCTCAAGGAGTTCAACACACTCATTGACGACGCTCTGGATGGGCCCCTGGACTTCTGCGATAGCTGCCACGTGCGGCCCCCCGGTGACGAGGAGGAAGGCCTCTGCCAGCCCTCCGAGGAGCAGGCCCGAGAGCCCGGGCACCCCCACCTGCCACGGCCCCCCGCGTGCCTGCTGCTGAATACCATCAATGAGCAGGACTCCCCGAACTCGCAGAGCAGCAGCTCCCCCAGCTAG